The proteins below are encoded in one region of Clostridium sp. 'White wine YQ':
- a CDS encoding phage/plasmid primase, P4 family — protein sequence MQLTICTASCVGNQKNCLYPNKNVVTSAEELKEAAKLDHVCAEYKNNYRSADNFLKSDVIVMDCDNDHTENPDEWITPEALDEILTDISYAIAPSRHNMLSKDGKAARPKFHVYFSIEELTDAEAYVAIKRAIHAQFPFFDDNALDAARFIYGADTGEVIWHEGWLTIDELLENVPAPTNTGRSNSIPEGQRNNTLSRFAGRVVKRYGSTDKSHEIFLEEAKKCDPPMDEEELTAIWNSAIKFARKVQGQDGYVPPDDYNSDFDNNSLRPSDFSDIGQAKVLTREYGNELCYTDATDYLRFNGEYWMESRQQSVGAMEEFLDLQLQDAIGEVESALNALVALGEKEEDILAGGKKYEASLSGDPLKAFKKYQSAIAYRTFVMKRRDMKYVISALQAAKPMLEIKVSNLDKDEFLLNTPGVTFDLRKGLAGGRAPDAADYITKQTTASPGDKGEQIWLDALNTFFCNDQKLIDYVQQIVGLSAIGKVYLEAIIIAYGGGRNGKSTFWNSISRVLGSYSGAISADTLTVGCRRNVKPEMAELKGKRLIIASELEEGMRLNTSIVKQLSSTDEIEAEKKYKDPFKFEPSHTLVLYTNHLPRVGANDDGTWRRLIVIPFNARIENKSDIKNYADYLVKNAGSYIMSWIIEGAKKAIEANYHFSVPACVQEAIEAYRENNDWLASFLEDCCEVDKTYQQKSGEFYQEYRAHCGRNGEYTRSTTDFYTALETAGFERKKTKTGSFIYGVRLKEEEFLS from the coding sequence ATGCAACTAACAATTTGTACTGCAAGCTGTGTTGGAAATCAAAAGAATTGCCTCTATCCAAATAAGAACGTTGTCACCTCGGCTGAAGAATTAAAAGAAGCCGCAAAGCTAGACCACGTTTGCGCGGAGTACAAGAACAACTATCGCAGTGCAGATAATTTCTTAAAGTCTGATGTCATCGTCATGGATTGCGATAATGATCACACTGAAAATCCGGATGAGTGGATAACGCCAGAGGCATTGGATGAAATTTTGACGGATATTTCATATGCGATTGCTCCCAGTCGCCATAATATGCTTTCTAAAGATGGAAAAGCAGCAAGACCCAAGTTCCATGTTTACTTTTCTATAGAAGAGCTAACAGATGCGGAAGCATATGTGGCTATTAAAAGAGCTATCCATGCTCAGTTTCCATTCTTTGATGATAACGCTCTGGATGCAGCACGTTTTATCTATGGGGCTGATACCGGCGAAGTTATCTGGCATGAAGGTTGGCTTACGATTGATGAGTTGTTGGAGAATGTTCCTGCACCTACAAATACAGGTCGCAGCAATTCAATACCTGAAGGTCAACGCAACAATACGCTTTCTCGTTTTGCTGGCCGCGTTGTAAAGAGATACGGCAGCACAGATAAGTCCCATGAGATTTTTCTGGAAGAAGCTAAGAAGTGCGACCCGCCTATGGATGAAGAAGAGCTTACTGCTATCTGGAATAGCGCTATCAAGTTTGCAAGGAAGGTGCAAGGTCAGGATGGGTATGTTCCTCCAGATGACTACAATTCCGACTTCGATAATAACTCGTTGAGACCTTCCGATTTTTCTGATATTGGTCAGGCGAAGGTGTTGACTCGTGAATATGGCAATGAGCTCTGTTACACCGACGCCACTGATTATCTTCGTTTTAACGGTGAGTATTGGATGGAATCACGGCAGCAGTCGGTTGGTGCAATGGAAGAGTTCCTCGATTTGCAGCTTCAAGATGCCATCGGTGAGGTGGAAAGCGCTCTTAATGCCTTAGTTGCTTTGGGTGAAAAGGAAGAAGATATTCTTGCTGGTGGCAAAAAGTATGAAGCATCACTTTCAGGAGATCCATTAAAGGCATTTAAGAAGTATCAGTCGGCAATAGCTTACAGAACTTTTGTAATGAAGCGCAGGGATATGAAATATGTCATCTCAGCATTGCAGGCTGCAAAGCCAATGCTGGAAATCAAGGTGAGCAACTTAGATAAGGATGAGTTCCTACTTAATACACCAGGTGTTACGTTTGACCTTCGCAAGGGTCTGGCCGGTGGTCGTGCTCCAGATGCAGCGGATTATATAACAAAGCAAACAACCGCTTCTCCGGGAGATAAGGGTGAGCAAATTTGGTTAGATGCTCTGAACACCTTTTTCTGTAATGACCAAAAGCTGATTGATTACGTTCAACAGATTGTTGGCCTTTCTGCAATCGGTAAAGTCTATCTCGAAGCTATCATCATTGCCTATGGTGGAGGCCGCAACGGTAAATCAACCTTCTGGAACAGCATCTCAAGGGTACTCGGCTCCTACAGCGGTGCGATCTCAGCCGATACACTTACAGTTGGCTGTCGCAGAAACGTAAAACCTGAAATGGCAGAGCTTAAGGGCAAACGACTCATCATTGCTTCCGAGCTTGAAGAGGGTATGCGCCTCAACACTTCTATTGTTAAACAGCTTAGCTCTACGGATGAAATCGAAGCTGAGAAAAAGTATAAGGACCCGTTTAAGTTTGAGCCTTCTCATACACTGGTGCTTTACACGAATCATCTTCCCAGAGTCGGTGCCAATGATGATGGCACCTGGAGACGTCTCATCGTCATTCCCTTTAATGCAAGAATTGAGAATAAAAGTGACATCAAAAACTACGCCGACTACCTTGTTAAGAATGCAGGCTCGTACATCATGAGCTGGATCATCGAAGGTGCAAAGAAAGCTATTGAGGCTAACTACCATTTCAGTGTTCCCGCATGTGTTCAGGAGGCCATTGAAGCATACAGAGAAAATAATGACTGGCTTGCTTCCTTTTTGGAGGATTGTTGCGAAGTGGATAAGACATACCAGCAAAAATCCGGAGAGTTTTATCAGGAATACCGTGCCCATTGTGGGCGCAACGGTGAGTACACAAGAAGTACAACAGATTTCTATACTGCTTTGGAGACTGCTGGGTTTGAACGTAAAAAGACCAAAACAGGTAGCTTCATTTATGGAGTGCGCTTAAAGGAGGAAGAGTTTCTAAGTTGA
- a CDS encoding DUF7768 domain-containing protein yields the protein MNEQMRCKYGTGGVDKKNSEGYPDPTAYEALTNIKKEDKTFRPLVYICSPYAGDVERNTERAKLYSRFAVIERNAIAFAPHLLFPMYLSDDDPAERELALFMDIVFLGKCNELWVFGKNITNGMQMEIDKAKKRHMTIRYFTEDMEEVETCN from the coding sequence ATGAACGAACAGATGAGATGTAAATATGGTACCGGCGGAGTGGACAAGAAAAACAGTGAAGGCTATCCCGACCCTACCGCATACGAGGCGCTGACAAACATTAAAAAGGAAGACAAGACCTTCAGGCCGCTGGTGTATATCTGCTCACCATATGCGGGTGATGTAGAGAGAAACACTGAAAGGGCAAAGCTTTATAGCCGGTTCGCTGTTATCGAAAGAAATGCTATCGCCTTTGCACCACACCTACTATTTCCTATGTATCTATCGGATGATGATCCTGCGGAACGCGAGCTTGCACTGTTCATGGATATTGTCTTCTTAGGAAAATGCAATGAGCTGTGGGTGTTTGGTAAGAACATCACAAATGGAATGCAGATGGAGATTGATAAAGCGAAGAAACGCCATATGACTATTCGCTATTTTACCGAGGATATGGAGGAGGTAGAAACATGCAACTAA
- a CDS encoding DNA ligase, with amino-acid sequence MSKMSELSQVLSELRDCGKTLINIADSLAEIFSSTGDEPESVMEAPAIPTEEPKPEYSFLDVRKKFAEMSRAGYTEALKGLLKKYGAEKLSSVDPSQYAALLSDAEAIK; translated from the coding sequence ATGAGCAAGATGAGTGAACTTAGTCAGGTTCTTTCTGAACTTAGGGACTGCGGCAAAACTCTCATTAACATTGCTGACTCGCTTGCAGAGATTTTCTCAAGTACAGGTGACGAGCCCGAAAGTGTTATGGAAGCACCCGCAATACCAACAGAGGAACCGAAACCAGAGTATTCGTTCTTAGATGTTCGCAAGAAGTTTGCAGAAATGTCCAGAGCCGGATACACAGAAGCGCTTAAGGGACTTCTGAAAAAATACGGTGCGGAGAAGCTCTCCAGCGTAGACCCGTCACAGTATGCCGCATTACTTTCGGATGCGGAGGCAATTAAATGA
- a CDS encoding DUF2800 domain-containing protein → MSVKHALLSASSAHKWISCPPSALLSKKFEDASSSFAQEGTDAHTLAQYKLEKLLGLDTKDPTESLSFYDEEMNSHAEYYAAFVIEQLEKARETCADPQILIEQKLDFSKYVPEGYGHVDCLIISDGTLTVIDYKYGLGIKVSAERNPQMFCYALGGLALFDGIYDIDNIHLIIYQPRRENISEYSISKSELIKWAEEVLAPTAQLAIKGEGEYKAGEHCQFCKAKATCRKRAEYNLELAKYDFEVPATLDNDEIAAILTKADELVSWANDVKEYALKEALNGTKFEGFKLVAGRSNRKYTDEAAVADVVIAAGKDPYEKKLLGITAMTALLGKKTFEDILGGLTFKPPGKPVLVTADDKRPVYNSAFEDFDEN, encoded by the coding sequence ATGAGCGTAAAACATGCACTGCTTTCAGCTTCATCCGCACACAAGTGGATATCTTGTCCGCCATCAGCGCTACTTAGTAAGAAGTTTGAAGATGCGTCCAGCAGCTTTGCACAGGAAGGCACTGATGCCCATACACTCGCACAGTACAAGCTTGAAAAATTGCTGGGACTTGATACAAAGGACCCGACCGAATCTTTAAGCTTCTACGATGAGGAAATGAACAGCCACGCTGAATACTACGCAGCCTTTGTAATTGAACAGCTTGAGAAAGCAAGAGAAACCTGTGCTGATCCTCAGATACTTATTGAGCAGAAACTCGACTTCTCGAAATATGTCCCAGAAGGCTATGGCCATGTTGACTGTTTGATTATATCAGACGGCACTCTTACCGTAATTGACTACAAATACGGACTTGGCATCAAGGTATCTGCGGAAAGAAATCCACAAATGTTCTGCTATGCACTTGGAGGTTTGGCTCTTTTCGATGGCATTTACGACATCGACAATATCCACTTGATCATCTATCAGCCTCGTAGAGAAAACATTAGCGAATACAGCATCTCTAAGAGCGAACTAATCAAGTGGGCTGAGGAAGTATTGGCTCCTACTGCACAGCTTGCTATTAAAGGCGAGGGCGAATACAAGGCTGGCGAGCACTGCCAGTTCTGTAAGGCTAAAGCAACCTGCAGGAAGCGTGCTGAATACAACCTGGAGCTCGCAAAGTACGACTTTGAGGTACCTGCCACTCTCGATAACGATGAAATCGCAGCAATCCTTACAAAAGCAGATGAGCTGGTATCTTGGGCCAATGATGTCAAGGAATATGCTCTGAAGGAAGCTCTGAACGGTACCAAGTTTGAAGGCTTTAAGTTAGTCGCCGGTCGTTCCAACAGAAAGTACACCGACGAAGCTGCGGTAGCTGATGTTGTTATTGCAGCTGGTAAAGACCCGTATGAGAAGAAACTGCTCGGCATCACAGCCATGACAGCACTTCTCGGCAAGAAAACATTTGAAGATATTCTCGGTGGGCTAACCTTTAAGCCGCCTGGGAAACCGGTCCTTGTTACCGCTGATGACAAAAGACCTGTATACAACTCAGCATTTGAAGATTTTGATGAAAATTAA
- a CDS encoding DUF2815 family protein, giving the protein MTKTVNPLKVVTGPDTRWSYVNAWEPKSINGGTPKYSVSLIIPKSDTKTIEKIKAAIEAAYHEGEGKLKGNGRTVPPLAALKTPLRDGDVERPDDPAYKNAYFMNANNSSAPGIVDADRQPIIERSEIYSGVYGRASVNFYAFNTNGNKGIACSLNNLQKIRDGEHLGGKSNAEDDFATEDDEDFLS; this is encoded by the coding sequence ATGACAAAGACAGTTAATCCGTTAAAAGTAGTTACTGGCCCTGATACCCGTTGGAGCTATGTGAATGCATGGGAGCCTAAATCCATAAATGGTGGCACCCCTAAGTACAGTGTATCTCTCATTATCCCTAAGTCCGACACAAAGACCATCGAGAAGATCAAAGCCGCAATAGAAGCAGCTTACCACGAAGGCGAAGGTAAGCTTAAAGGCAATGGTCGTACTGTACCTCCTCTTGCTGCCCTTAAGACTCCTCTTCGTGATGGTGATGTAGAACGTCCTGACGATCCCGCTTACAAAAATGCCTACTTTATGAATGCCAACAACAGCTCTGCGCCTGGCATCGTAGATGCAGACCGTCAGCCTATCATCGAGCGCTCTGAGATTTATTCCGGTGTTTACGGTCGTGCCAGTGTAAATTTCTACGCATTCAACACCAACGGAAATAAGGGTATCGCTTGTTCCCTTAATAACCTTCAGAAGATCCGTGATGGCGAGCATCTTGGCGGTAAGTCTAATGCCGAGGATGACTTCGCTACTGAGGATGATGAAGACTTCCTTTCCTAA
- a CDS encoding DNA polymerase, with protein sequence MKTLSLDLETYSDVDLGKCGVYRYAESPSFEVLLFGYAINGGEVHIIDLALGEKVPEDILNALTDENITKWAFNASFERVCLSYWLRKHYPDKFNSYSIPEDSVKGYLNPSSWRCSMIWSAYMGLPLSLEGVGTVLKLGEQKLKEGKDLIKYFCVPCKPTKANSGRTRNLPEHDMAKWSLFKKYNIRDVEVEQAIKKRLESYPVPEFVWDEYHLDQEINDRGILLDMGVVKNAIIFDEKSKEELTAAMKELTNLDNPNSVVQVKQWLSDNGVETESLGKKNVAALIKTAPEEQRDVLQLRQQLAKSSVKKYQAMQNTVCLDRRARGMFQYYGASRSGRWAGRHIQLQNLPQNHIPDLEDARSLVKLGDYDAVKLLYEDVPDTLSQLIRTSFVPRSGYKLIVCDFSAIEARVLSFLAGEQWRLDVFESNGDIYCASASAMFHVPVEKHGVNSHLRQKGKIAELALGYGGSVGALKAMGALEMGLTEDELQPLVDSWRASNPKITKLWWDVDRNIKEAVRLRTHTKTHGINFYYQKGMLFIELPSGRRLSYVKPKIEQNQFGGESVTYEGTSNTKKWERIESYGPKFTENVVQAISRDILAYAMKTLSHCFICGHVHDELIIECSMDVSLKAVCEQMGRTPPWIKGLALRADGYETMFYKKD encoded by the coding sequence ATAAAAACACTTTCTCTTGACCTTGAAACTTACTCGGATGTGGACCTTGGTAAGTGTGGCGTTTATCGCTATGCAGAATCTCCAAGCTTTGAAGTCCTCCTATTTGGTTACGCAATTAATGGCGGTGAGGTTCACATTATTGACTTAGCCTTAGGGGAGAAAGTCCCAGAAGATATACTAAATGCATTAACCGATGAAAATATAACTAAATGGGCCTTTAACGCTTCATTCGAACGTGTCTGTTTATCATATTGGCTTCGTAAGCACTACCCGGATAAGTTTAATAGCTACAGCATCCCAGAGGACTCAGTTAAAGGTTACCTTAACCCATCTTCATGGCGCTGCAGCATGATATGGTCTGCTTATATGGGCTTACCTCTTTCCCTTGAAGGTGTAGGCACAGTTCTTAAGCTCGGTGAACAGAAGCTAAAAGAAGGCAAAGACCTTATCAAATATTTCTGCGTTCCATGCAAGCCTACCAAAGCAAATAGTGGCCGCACTCGTAATCTGCCTGAACATGATATGGCGAAGTGGTCCCTATTTAAAAAATATAATATCCGAGATGTTGAGGTGGAACAGGCAATTAAGAAGCGACTAGAAAGCTATCCCGTACCTGAGTTTGTATGGGACGAATACCATCTGGATCAAGAGATTAATGACAGAGGCATCCTACTTGATATGGGTGTCGTTAAAAATGCCATCATCTTCGATGAGAAATCCAAAGAAGAACTTACTGCTGCAATGAAGGAGCTTACCAATCTTGATAATCCAAACAGCGTCGTTCAGGTAAAACAGTGGCTTTCTGATAATGGTGTTGAGACCGAGTCGCTTGGGAAAAAGAATGTCGCAGCTCTTATAAAGACTGCGCCGGAGGAACAACGCGACGTGCTTCAACTTCGCCAGCAGCTTGCAAAAAGTAGCGTTAAAAAGTATCAGGCCATGCAGAACACTGTCTGTTTAGATCGTAGGGCTCGCGGCATGTTCCAATATTATGGTGCCTCCCGTTCTGGTCGCTGGGCAGGCAGGCATATACAATTACAGAACTTACCTCAAAATCATATCCCTGATTTGGAAGATGCAAGGTCCCTTGTAAAGCTCGGAGATTATGATGCAGTGAAACTTCTTTATGAGGATGTGCCTGATACACTCTCTCAGCTTATCCGAACCTCTTTTGTTCCAAGGTCAGGATACAAACTTATTGTGTGTGACTTTAGTGCTATCGAGGCTAGGGTTCTGTCCTTCTTAGCCGGGGAGCAATGGCGATTAGACGTATTTGAAAGCAATGGTGATATCTACTGCGCTTCCGCTTCTGCTATGTTCCATGTACCAGTTGAAAAGCATGGTGTAAATAGCCACCTTCGGCAAAAAGGTAAAATCGCAGAATTGGCACTTGGATATGGCGGCAGTGTTGGAGCACTTAAGGCTATGGGTGCATTGGAAATGGGCCTTACTGAAGACGAATTGCAGCCGCTGGTTGATTCTTGGAGAGCGTCAAACCCGAAGATTACAAAGCTGTGGTGGGATGTTGACAGAAATATTAAAGAAGCAGTTCGTTTAAGAACACATACCAAAACACATGGCATTAATTTCTACTACCAGAAGGGTATGCTTTTTATTGAGCTTCCTTCCGGCAGGAGGCTTTCCTATGTAAAGCCTAAGATCGAACAGAACCAGTTCGGTGGTGAGTCTGTCACCTACGAAGGAACCAGCAACACTAAGAAGTGGGAACGCATCGAAAGTTACGGGCCGAAGTTTACGGAAAATGTTGTCCAGGCAATCAGCCGGGATATCCTGGCCTACGCAATGAAAACACTCAGCCATTGCTTTATCTGTGGTCACGTCCACGACGAGCTAATTATTGAGTGCAGCATGGATGTCTCCCTTAAAGCAGTTTGTGAACAGATGGGGCGAACGCCACCCTGGATAAAAGGGTTGGCTCTTAGAGCCGATGGCTATGAGACAATGTTTTATAAGAAAGATTAG
- a CDS encoding DEAD/DEAH box helicase, whose amino-acid sequence MADKKNLKFGDVFFAELNQDAYLKKIYEDILYNYAIKVFGFNKRRKREIPIKDALAFADLLSKSNHATLYDSQKMWAQEIVTMLHYIYPEDEKVSYIAGSVLSSIGNYQGTNIVKSSFDGVGTLDKIFAGYKKEYYTIPADPEKQFMSAQKIVYDHFADEYYSYSGPTSMGKSYIMRMFIKQQIFSGVKNNFALVVPTKALINEVRIKITDDLQYMLHENNYHIVTAAGDAVLMKNSEENSERRYIFIMTPERLLYLLINEQNIQLDYLFIDEAHKLSGTDNRSPFYYQIVHMLSEREHRPHFVFASPNVPNPEIYLSLIAGVESNESKKQKLASSFSPVSQVKFLINLDDNEVDVYNEHTKETVPLTSIALEDADLTDVLLRFEKDDKGVERQCIIYFPSTRKTVVAARDFAANRVEKSNDKELIELAKDIKNDIHGDYYLAELISKGIAYHIGYLPASIRQRIEDLFRAGSITALFCTSTLVEGVNLPADNLFITDFKNGSKHMKAVDFRNLIGRVGRLEYNLYGNVFLVASSEKANEKYVSLLQEDIAPQTLSIEKGLTKPQKQNVIEALLHGTVELVKYPEKQSADSYDLMRKFAIILLNDILKNRNSRVRQEFRQLMKPGDEDKIRALFASNEEYIQDDDITISVDQSESLYQAISQNGLEFPAVDEQGNFDSAKLLAFLERLCRIFKWEIYESETLGHVGKYSKKHGRLSWYAVILSQWVQGDGLNKIMFQAISYKQRNPENALYIDNNYVDYNDSREHRNIVISDVLSVIDKVILFKISNYFLKVSKAYKEIRQVEKVPNDWYEFVEYGSTNKKIINIQKHGFSRESSLYILNHGKDYIAQTEPELKLKKSLLECSNEGVKKDAAIIKYNIPDLFVD is encoded by the coding sequence ATGGCAGATAAAAAGAACTTGAAGTTTGGTGATGTTTTCTTTGCTGAATTGAACCAGGATGCCTATCTAAAGAAAATATATGAAGACATATTATACAATTACGCTATCAAGGTTTTTGGATTTAATAAACGCCGGAAGCGCGAGATACCGATAAAGGATGCTCTCGCTTTTGCAGATCTACTTTCAAAATCCAATCATGCAACACTTTACGATTCCCAAAAAATGTGGGCACAAGAAATAGTCACAATGTTGCATTATATTTACCCCGAAGACGAGAAGGTCTCTTATATAGCTGGTTCTGTACTATCAAGCATTGGTAATTATCAGGGTACGAATATTGTTAAATCATCGTTTGATGGAGTTGGCACTCTTGATAAAATTTTCGCGGGTTACAAAAAGGAATATTATACAATCCCGGCGGACCCCGAAAAGCAGTTTATGAGTGCTCAAAAAATCGTGTATGACCATTTTGCCGATGAGTATTACAGTTACTCTGGCCCAACGTCTATGGGTAAATCTTACATAATGAGGATGTTCATCAAGCAACAGATTTTTTCTGGTGTCAAAAATAATTTTGCGCTTGTTGTGCCAACGAAAGCTTTAATTAATGAGGTTCGAATAAAGATAACAGATGACTTGCAGTATATGTTACATGAGAATAACTATCACATTGTAACGGCTGCAGGAGATGCTGTATTAATGAAAAATTCCGAAGAAAACAGTGAACGAAGATATATTTTTATCATGACTCCGGAACGGTTGCTCTATCTCCTTATTAATGAACAAAATATTCAGCTTGACTACTTGTTTATTGATGAGGCCCATAAGCTTTCTGGTACTGATAATCGAAGCCCTTTTTATTACCAAATTGTTCATATGCTTTCAGAACGAGAGCATAGACCGCACTTTGTTTTTGCGTCTCCTAATGTTCCTAATCCTGAAATATATTTAAGTTTGATAGCAGGCGTGGAATCAAATGAGTCGAAAAAGCAAAAACTCGCGTCATCATTTTCCCCTGTTTCTCAAGTTAAGTTTTTAATTAATCTAGATGACAATGAGGTAGATGTATATAATGAGCATACAAAGGAAACGGTGCCTTTAACATCTATAGCACTTGAAGACGCGGACTTGACAGATGTGCTTCTCCGCTTTGAAAAGGATGATAAAGGTGTAGAAAGACAGTGTATTATATACTTCCCTTCTACCCGTAAGACAGTAGTAGCGGCAAGGGATTTTGCTGCTAATCGTGTTGAAAAGAGTAATGATAAAGAGCTGATAGAACTCGCTAAAGACATAAAGAATGATATACATGGAGATTACTATTTAGCTGAACTTATTTCCAAGGGCATTGCATATCATATAGGTTACTTGCCAGCGTCTATTCGTCAGAGAATAGAAGATTTGTTCCGGGCAGGTTCTATAACGGCATTATTCTGTACAAGTACGCTTGTTGAAGGTGTTAATTTGCCAGCGGACAATTTGTTTATTACAGACTTTAAAAATGGCAGCAAGCATATGAAAGCTGTAGATTTCCGTAACCTTATCGGCCGTGTTGGACGCTTGGAATACAATCTTTATGGCAATGTATTTCTAGTCGCGAGTAGTGAAAAAGCAAATGAAAAATATGTAAGCCTGCTTCAGGAGGACATAGCACCACAGACATTGTCTATTGAAAAAGGACTTACAAAACCACAAAAGCAAAATGTTATAGAAGCCCTTTTACATGGAACAGTGGAGCTTGTGAAATATCCAGAAAAGCAGTCAGCAGATTCGTATGATCTAATGCGTAAATTTGCAATCATTCTCTTAAATGATATTTTGAAAAATCGCAATAGTCGTGTTAGACAAGAATTTCGGCAGCTAATGAAACCGGGAGACGAAGATAAGATCAGAGCCCTTTTTGCTTCCAACGAAGAATACATCCAGGATGATGATATAACAATATCTGTTGACCAGTCAGAGTCCTTGTATCAAGCAATTTCACAAAACGGGCTTGAGTTCCCTGCGGTTGATGAACAAGGTAACTTTGATTCAGCAAAATTACTGGCGTTTCTGGAGCGTCTATGCAGAATATTTAAATGGGAGATATATGAATCTGAAACTTTAGGACATGTAGGCAAATATTCCAAGAAGCATGGTAGGCTTAGTTGGTATGCTGTTATTTTAAGCCAGTGGGTACAAGGTGACGGTCTAAACAAAATAATGTTTCAGGCTATTAGTTATAAGCAGCGTAATCCAGAAAACGCTCTATATATCGATAACAACTACGTTGACTACAATGACTCTCGTGAACATAGAAATATAGTTATTTCTGATGTGCTCAGTGTTATTGATAAAGTCATTCTTTTCAAAATATCAAATTATTTCTTGAAAGTATCAAAGGCTTATAAAGAAATAAGACAGGTTGAAAAGGTCCCTAATGACTGGTATGAGTTTGTTGAGTATGGTTCTACGAATAAAAAAATAATAAATATCCAGAAGCATGGTTTTTCACGTGAGTCATCTCTTTATATTTTAAATCATGGAAAAGACTATATTGCGCAGACTGAGCCTGAATTAAAACTAAAAAAGAGTCTGTTAGAATGTTCAAATGAAGGCGTGAAGAAAGATGCCGCAATCATCAAATACAACATTCCAGACTTATTTGTAGATTAG
- a CDS encoding HamA C-terminal domain-containing protein gives MINALTKSINSRGFDQVFKEVLHSESLGLLANEELRLFRLKEVIDNKFSKDSLRTFISKNIGHYVFSRSRIEQFRVEGDEFSVGIEALDLMYKSGRADEKGTGNELGEILLYAFLETVLGAPKIYSKIELNSSVKSGISACDGMHLRALNSGGKTLSYEMIFGTSCVVGDLGYAIDEAFECIQQISGRTTEELQIVDSTVFELPANDPVALQLNDIIKPAPGKDVYRDTAFGIFLGYTIGLDSSRYKSSDYRDALEKKMDNDIKHYAPYIKEKINKLSLNNRSFYVYVLPFDNAEDDKKAIMKTVMREGDSYGR, from the coding sequence ATGATCAATGCATTAACAAAGAGCATAAATAGCAGAGGCTTTGACCAGGTCTTTAAAGAGGTTCTTCATTCGGAGAGTCTTGGCTTGCTTGCAAATGAAGAACTGCGTCTATTCAGGCTAAAAGAAGTCATAGATAATAAGTTTTCAAAGGACTCACTCCGTACATTCATAAGTAAAAATATAGGGCATTATGTTTTCTCGCGTTCAAGGATTGAACAGTTCCGTGTCGAAGGCGATGAGTTTAGTGTTGGTATTGAGGCATTGGACCTTATGTATAAGAGTGGTCGTGCAGATGAGAAAGGTACTGGAAACGAGCTAGGTGAAATACTTTTGTATGCCTTCCTTGAGACGGTTTTGGGTGCACCAAAGATATACAGCAAGATAGAGTTAAATTCATCAGTCAAATCTGGGATAAGCGCATGTGATGGTATGCATTTACGAGCACTTAACTCCGGAGGAAAAACGCTGTCTTATGAGATGATATTTGGTACCTCATGCGTTGTTGGAGATCTTGGTTATGCCATAGATGAGGCCTTCGAGTGCATTCAACAGATATCTGGTAGAACAACAGAAGAATTACAGATCGTTGATAGTACGGTTTTTGAATTGCCCGCTAATGATCCTGTGGCTCTCCAACTAAATGATATTATAAAACCTGCTCCCGGTAAGGATGTATATCGAGATACAGCTTTTGGCATTTTTCTCGGTTACACAATTGGTTTAGACTCTTCACGGTATAAAAGTTCAGATTATCGAGATGCACTAGAAAAAAAGATGGACAATGATATTAAACACTATGCTCCTTATATAAAAGAAAAGATTAACAAGCTTAGCCTTAACAATCGTTCTTTCTATGTGTACGTGCTTCCCTTTGATAACGCAGAAGATGACAAGAAGGCCATTATGAAAACTGTCATGAGAGAAGGTGACTCTTATGGCAGATAA